The sequence GTGACCAACTGCATCAGTCGGCGGGAGTCGTCCGCGTCGTAGATCGAGAACGTCGACTTGAGGCCGGCGTGCTCGTGCTCGGCCCGCAGGATCCGCACGCAGGCCGAGTGGAACGTCGACACCCACATCAGGCGTGCCCGGGGGCCCACCAGCGCGGCGACGCGCTCCTTCATCTCGCCGGCGGCCTTGTTGGTGAAGGTGATCGCGATGATCTCACCGGGGTGCACGTCCCGCGCGGCGAGCAGGTAGGCGATCCGGTGCGTGAGCACCCTGGTCTTGCCGGACCCGGCGCCGGCCACGATCAGCAGCGGTGAGCCGGCGTGGCTGACGGCGTCGCGCTGAGGCCCGTTCAGCCCGGCGAGCAACTGCTGCGGATCGAGGCGCACGGCAGCCGCCCCGGGTCGGTGCGGGCGGGCCGGCGCGGACTCCGGCGCAGGCGGGGACGCGGGGATGTCGAAGAGAGGATGCATCGCCCGACAAGTCTATGCCGCCGGCCCGACACTGCGCGTCTGGCGCTCAGCAGCTCGTGACCGACGGCGCGCACCCACCACCCCGTACGCCACCGGTGAGAAAGGTGCCGCCCACGCCGCGGAATGCTTGCGCACCCGGCAACGACGTGGGCATACTCGACGGCGTGATCGCTGCGCGCTTCTCCTTTTACTATGGCACCGGGAGTCCGGCTGCCGTAGGTCGCGCCTGATCGATTCAGACCTGCTAAAGCCCCGGGCTCCTGGAGCCCGGGGCTCTTTCCGTCCCAGGTTCCGGGCACCGGGCACCACAGTGCGAGAGGTACCCGATGATGACAGACGTGATGGAGCAGAGCGGCAGCCCGATCCGGCCGGGGCAGTCCGCGGCGCAGGAGGCTGAGCCGGCGGTGGCCACCCCACCGACGGGTGCGGAGGCCGAGCCGACCGAGCAGCAGACCGGCACCCAGGAGCCGTCCGCGGCAGCGCGGATCGTGCAGATCAGGGAACGCATCGACGAGATCGACCACGCGTTGATCACGCTCTGGCAGGAGCGGGCCGCGTTGTCCCAGGAGGTCGGGGTGACCCGGATGGCGTCCGGTGGGACCCGCCTGGTGCTCTCCCGGGAACGGGAGATCCTGGAGCGGTTCCGGGTCGCGCTCGGTGCCGACGGCACCCAGTTGGCCCTGCTGCTGCTCCGCGCGGGTCGCGGCCCGCTGTGAGCCGCACCGACCCTCGGTCGAATCACCGGCCCACCGACGCGGCGTGCGCTGCTGCGCGGCCCGCCGCCGATCCGGGTCACTGACAGACGAAACCGCCTGCCGCCGTCGTGGTGACGGCGGCAGGCGGTTTCGGTGACTCACACCTCGTGGGTGGCGACGATCTCGCGCTTCTCCGCGAAGTGGCAGGCGCTCGGGTGGTCCGACTCCCGCCGGATCTCCAA comes from Micromonospora vinacea and encodes:
- a CDS encoding chorismate mutase; the encoded protein is MMTDVMEQSGSPIRPGQSAAQEAEPAVATPPTGAEAEPTEQQTGTQEPSAAARIVQIRERIDEIDHALITLWQERAALSQEVGVTRMASGGTRLVLSREREILERFRVALGADGTQLALLLLRAGRGPL